The following coding sequences are from one Rutidosis leptorrhynchoides isolate AG116_Rl617_1_P2 chromosome 11, CSIRO_AGI_Rlap_v1, whole genome shotgun sequence window:
- the LOC139874690 gene encoding adenylate isopentenyltransferase 3, chloroplastic-like, protein MTMMMYKQAQSSLPQIPMKLSFLRRRPQKEKVVVVMGATGTGKSRLSIDIATRYNGEVINSDKMQVYEGLDIATNKITEEECNGVPHHLIGIVDPETDFAANDFVRASSIAMKSIVGRGKLPIIAGGSNSFIEELIDDRNYEFRSKYDVCFLWVDVAMPMLEQFVSKRVDRMVDSGLVEEVRKMYNPNSDYSKGIRRSIGVPEFDTLFSSEYSSSCDEKTRADLLKSAISDIKVNTYKLACRQLQKIHRLRNVKGWKIHRLDATKAFEKKGKDADIAWAELVTGPSSAIINEFIYNGSLNFTAATPDGSDSIIRDFEKMTPVAAMSR, encoded by the coding sequence ATGACAATGATGATGTATAAACAAGCCCAATCATCCTTACCACAAATACCCATGAAACTATCATTTCTCCGGCGCCGTCCACAAAAAGAAAAAGTTGTGGTGGTGATGGGAGCCACCGGCACCGGAAAATCAAGACTTTCGATCGACATCGCCACTCGTTACAACGGCGAGGTTATAAACTCggataaaatgcaagtttatgaaGGTTTAGATATTGCTACAAACAAAATCACTGAAGAAGAATGTAATGGTGTTCCCCATCATCTAATTGGAATCGTAGACCCCGAAACCGATTTCGCTGCTAATGATTTCGTAAGAGCTTCATCGATTGCCATGAAATCTATTGTTGGGAGGGGAAAACTCCCAATTATTGCAGGTGGATCGAATTCATTTATCGAAGAGTTGATTGATGATCGAAATTATGAGTTTCGATCGAAGTATGATGTTTGTTTCTTGTGGGTTGATGTCGCGATGCCGATGCTTGAACAATTTGTTTCGAAACGAGTTGATCGGATGGTTGATTCGGgactagtagaagaagttagaaaaATGTATAACCCTAATTCGGATTATTCAAAAGGAATCCGAAGATCCATTGGAGTACCCGAATTCGATACCTTATTTAGCTCCGAGTATTCCTCTTCATGCGATGAAAAAACTCGAGCGGATTTATTAAAATCGGCAATTAGCGATATAAAGGTCAACACATACAAACTCGCATGCCGACAATTACAAAAAATTCATCGGTTACGTAATGTTAAAGGGTGGAAAATCCACCGATTAGACGCAACAAAAGCCTTTGAGAAAAAGGGTAAAGACGCAGACATTGCCTGGGCTGAACTGGTCACGGGACCAAGTTCAGCCATCATCAAcgaatttatatataacggttctttAAATTTTACTGCCGCGACACCAGATGGTAGCGACAGTATAATAAGAGATTTTGAAAAGATGACACCGGTGGCAGCCATGAGTCGCTAG